In Caldalkalibacillus salinus, the DNA window CCACCAATCGGTAAAGCTGAAGATGTAGAATTTTCTATGGAAGAAGCTGACCAGGATGACTTTGAAGCCTACCAAAGAGCCAAATCAGCCGATAATAGGCAAGAAAAAAAGTCGTGAAAGCCAATATGGCTCACGACTTTTTATTCGTATTGTTGTTACCTGTCTGATCATTAAATAGCTCATGATGGCCTTCTTCAACTTCAAGATCGTACTGATCAATTGTTTCCTGTACGGACTCTTCTGAGACTCCTGGGAGGTTCTCTTCGTGTACAATATTGTATTCCTCTCCCTGTTTTTCAGCTTGATTCT includes these proteins:
- a CDS encoding YfhD family protein yields the protein MPDKKDKNRNKPPIGKAEDVEFSMEEADQDDFEAYQRAKSADNRQEKKS